The following are from one region of the Ischnura elegans chromosome 12, ioIscEleg1.1, whole genome shotgun sequence genome:
- the LOC124169669 gene encoding uncharacterized protein LOC124169669, with translation MRQVVDLVVLHSSRLVLVGTVQTVLLGQVRTVDQLWVEGARLVPTGPQAVHPTVRQVLGPPAAGHKSSKNLLVVALEVCRLSEGGGGGQQPLELAPGATGGGSNGTTEPRSSRTDPYLGSPQ, from the coding sequence ATGCGCCAGGTGGTGGATTTGGTGGTCCTGCACAGTTCACGACTGGTGCTGGTGGGAACAGTGCAAACGGTGCTTCTGGGGCAGGTTCGAACGGTGGACCAGCTGTGGGTGGAGGGAGCACGCCTGGTCCCAACGGGACCCCAGGCGGTACACCCAACGGTGCGGCAGGTACTGGGGCCTCCGGCGGCGGGCCACAAGAGTTCAAAGAATCTCCTGGTGGTGGCGCTGGAGGTCTGCAGACTCAGTGAGGGCGGTGGTGGTGGGCAGCAGCCGCTGGAACTGGCCCCTGGGGCCACGGGCGGTGGGTCTAACGGAACCACTGAGCCAAGGTCGAGCCGAACAGATCCATATCTCGGTTCGCCTCAGTAG